A genomic region of Cannabis sativa cultivar Pink pepper isolate KNU-18-1 chromosome 1, ASM2916894v1, whole genome shotgun sequence contains the following coding sequences:
- the LOC115704146 gene encoding uncharacterized protein LOC115704146, whose translation MERLPVFIKSNGQWNEDHNYVNYVASGEFIPTKCKYEELLQILLTSLGCENTSTTLQIQYQAKEGIPPIKICNDRSLYFYLELKMKETDFTTYPLCVNQQNNNTTPAATPNSISTTTPYEYNVAMIENNITTLENNITTTESYTTGQQTEEGEKSETIEDEEDKFDIIDYANLVAEEMVEQLENTSKKLDPEIDINNAKLITDKQHPEVEKGQAYKDKETLKNVLSYYAIKNNFQYKVWKSCSQEYSLKCVYESCNWSLRASRNGPTNTFIIRRFSNMHTCPINIRHEDQRQATSKLIGECIKPKFLNIKTKATAMDIKGELKYRFGIKMNYMKAWRSKEHAVNDLRGNASDSYSLIPSFLHMVEKTNPGSFVDLKTAEDNSLLFVFMALDASIKGWGACRPIVVVDGTFLKAAYGGTLLCACTQDAAGHIFPLAFCVADSENDQSWKWFFKKFKEAYGVREHQCLISDRNESLIKAAREIYPEIAHSYCGYHILSNLKTSFKQHAAKYNLPFFGAVKAYTEKQFEFHMAELDGLDKRIRPYLKKIGYEKWSRIHSQNKRYSTMTSNISESLNAANLAARELPITTLLECLRALVQQWTHTNRTKAHNTFTKLSPTGEDILLKNYTYSLNLEVKATTDYLFEVTRMKESWEVDLEKRTCTCNRFQIDEMPCGHAVAVMREMNMDPYTYCSDYYTKKNWLATYSGTVYPIGHQSEWEVPEEVKNIIVLPPHERVKSGRPKTLRRKAGWEKDQHNKCSKCGELGHNKRTCSRRRRRE comes from the exons ATGGAACGTCTACCAGTATTCATCaagagcaatggacaatggAATGAAGATCACAATTATGTGAACTATGTGGCTAGTGGAGAATTCATACCAACAAAATGCAAGTACGAAGAGCTACTGCAAATACTGCTTACTTCATTGGGTTGCGAAAACACCAGCACAACACTACAAATACAGTACCAAGCTAAAGAAGGAATACCACCGATCAAAATATGCAACGATCGAAGCCTCTACTTTTACTTGGAATTGAAAATGAAGGAAACAGATTTCACTACATATCCACTATGTGTCAACCAGCAAAACAACAACACAACACCTGCTGCAACACCAAATTCGATATCCACAACAACACCGTATGAATATAATGTGGCAATGAtcgaaaacaacataacaacgcttgaaaacaacataacaacAACAGAATCATACACAACGGGACAGcaaacagaagaaggggaaaAGTCAGAAACAATAGAAGATGAGGAGGACAAATTCGACATAATTGACTATGCAAATCTGGTTGCTGAAGAAATGGTAGAACAACttgaaaacaccagtaaaaaacTGGATCCAGAAATCGACATCAACAATGCAAAGTTAATAACAGACAAGCAACACCCCGAAGTGGAAAAAGGACAggcatacaaagacaaagaaactcTAAAAAATGTCCTCAGCTACTACGCAATCAAAAACAACTTTCAGTACAAAGTGTGGAAGTCCTGCTCTCAAGAGTACAGTCTGAAGTGTGTTTACGAAAGCTGCAATTGGTCACTAAGAGCATCGAGAAATGGCCCAACAAACACATTCATAATCAGGAG GTTCTCAAATATGCACACATGCCCCATAAATATTAGGCATGAAGACCAAAGGCAAGCAACATCGAAACTGATAGGGGAATGCATAAAACCGAAGTTCTTGAACATAAAGACCAAGGCAACAGCGATGGACATAAAAGGGGAGTTGAAATACAGATTTGGCATCAAAATGAACTATATGAAAGCTTGGAGAAGTAAGGAACATGCAGTAAACGACTTGAGAGGTAATGCTAGTGACTCGTACAGCCTAATACCGAGTTTCTTACACATGGTGGAAAAAACAAACCCTGGATCATTTGTCGATCTGAAAACGGCAGAAGACAACAGCTTGCTCTTTGTTTTCATGGCGTTGGATGCATCCATAAAAGGGTGGGGAGCATGCAGACCGATAGTTGTTGTGGACGGAACGTTCCTCAAAGCAGCTTATGGGGGAACTTTGTTGTGCGCATGCACACAAGATGCAGCAGGTCATATTTTTCCACTAGCGTTTTGTGTTGCAGATTCTGAGAATGACCAATCTTGGAAATGgttcttcaaaaaatttaaagaagcgTATGGGGTACGGGAACACCAATGCCTAATTTCAGACAGGAATGAAAGCCTCATCAAAGCAGCAAGAGAAATCTATCCAGAAATTGCACACAGTTACTGCGGTTACCACATTTTGAGCAACCTTAAAACAAGCTTCAAACAACATGCTGCCAAATACAATCTGCCATTCTTTGGAGCAGTCAAAGCCTACACAGAAAAGCAATTCGAGTTCCACATGGCTGAATTGGATGGATTGGACAAACGCATAAGACCTTACCTAAAAAAAATCGGGTATGAAAAGTGGTCAAGAATTCATAGCCAAAACAAGAGGTATTCCACAATGACCTCAAACATATCAGAATCACTGAACGCTGCAAATTTGGCAGCAAGGGAGCTACCAATTACAACGCTGCTAGAATGCTTGAGAGCATTGGTGCAACAATGGACGCATACTAATAGGACAAAAGCACACAACACCTTCACTAAGCTATCACCAACTGGAGAAGACATACTGTTGAAAAATTACACATACTCATTGAATCTGGag GTTAAAGCAACAACAGATTACTTGTTTGAGGTAACAAGAATGAAAGAATCGTGGGAAGTAGACCTAGAAAAAAGAACATGCACGTGCAACAGGTTCCAAATAGATGAAATGCCATGCGGGCACGCTGTGGCCGTGATGAGGGAGATGAACATGGACCCGTACACCTACTGTTCAGAttactacacaaaaaaaaattggctgGCAACTTATTCAGGGACAGTTTACCCAATAGGACACCAAAGTGAGTGGGAGGTACCGGAAGAAGTGAAGAATATTATAGTCTTGCCTCCACATGAAAGAGTAAAATCAGGAAGACCAAAAACATTAAGAAGGAAGGCTGGATGGGAAAAGGATCAACACAACAAGTGCAGCAAATGTGGTGAACTGGggcataacaaaagaacatgcAGCAGAAGACGTAGAAgggaataa
- the LOC133033726 gene encoding uncharacterized protein LOC133033726 produces the protein MHSLNGKIDSGYKRVVRSDENGGYYRLLGFPLAIQFWFFECCPYVIGKLSLYSNVGIPRILNWPKLPKDKEGMVKMDVMNTLIFDRSLKELKLRNITPTSVERLSLSLTDFFSGETTPEAVKFKIKGGSKPAGQPSLMGASSSSAHENVSRVEFEEFKKCLSVVVSQQGILMKSVAEMNKKLDILIEVFFLIVITFSVIFLVVFLCCFIQ, from the exons ATGCATTCTTTGAATGGTAAGATAGATTCTGGTTATAAGAGGGTAGTTCGTAGTGACGAGAATGGTGGGTATTACAGGTTATTGGGTTTTCCTTTGGCTATTCAATTCTGGTTTTTCGAGTGTTGCCCGTATGTTATTGGGAAACTGTCCTTGTACTCAAATGTTGGCATTCCAAGGATTTTGAATTGGCCTAAATTACCCAAGGACAAGGAGGGTATGGTGAAAATGGATGTCATGAACACCCTCATTTTCGATCGGTCTTTGAAAGAG ttaaaattaagaaacatcACTCCAACTTCCGTTGAGAGATTGAGTTTGAGCCTCACTGATTTTTTCTCTGGTGAGACTACTCCCGAGGctgtaaaattcaaaattaaaggtGGTTCCAAGCCTGCTGGTCAACCTAGCTTGATGGGTGCTTCTTCATCATCTGCTCATGAGAATGTCTCCCGAGTTGAGTTTGAGGAATTTAAAAAGTGTTTATCTGTTGTTGTCAGTCAGCAAGGGATTCTTATGAAATCTGTTGCTGAGATGAACAAGAAGCTGGACATTCTTATTGAggtgttttttttaattgtcattactttttctgttatttttttagtagtgtttttatgttgttttatacagtaa
- the LOC133035830 gene encoding uncharacterized protein LOC133035830: MEAEEWLRTVEGIVEYMRLGNGDSVACAASLLKKDARIWWDVIKQTRDVATMTWADFVQVFNKKYYSEAIRSARVNEFTNLRQGKSTVTEYARQFDRLAKFATNMVPTEFLRIHRFTEGLDSRISRDIAMSGVRATTYAEVLEKALEA; the protein is encoded by the coding sequence ATGGAAGCTGAGGAATGGTTAAGAACAGTGGAAGGTATTGTTGAGTACATGCGGCTCGGTAACGGAGATAGTGTAGCTTGTGCTGCTAGTTTATTGAAAAAGGATGCCCGCATCTGGTGGGACGTTATTAAACAAACACGGGATGTGGCCACAATGACCTGGGCTGACTTTGTACAAGTGTTTAACAAAAAATACTACAGTGAAGCAATACGCTCAGCTAGAGTTAATGAGTTCACGAACCTGAGGCAGGGTAAGTCTACAGTTACAGAGTATGCTCGTCAATTTGAcagattagcaaagtttgccaCAAATATGGTTCCTACTGAGTTTCTGAGGATTCATCGCTTTACTGAAGGGCTCGACTCTCGAATAAGTCGGGACATAGCGATGTCAGGAGTAAGGGCAACCACGTATGCTGAGGTACTGGAAAAAGCCCTAGAAGCTTAG